From one Catenuloplanes nepalensis genomic stretch:
- the arc gene encoding proteasome ATPase, translating to MARSDDADQRAARWEKEAHDLSTQVAFLQEELALVRRKLTESPRHVRQLEERLAATQAQLSRLSENNERLVATLKEARSQIVTLKEEIDRLAQPPSGYGVFLTRHEDGTVDVFTGGRKLRVAVSPSLEVDELQRGQEVLLNDALNVVDAFGFERVGEVVMLKEILESPDGGPGDRALVISHADEERIVHLADTLIGSALRAGDSLMIEPRSAYAYERIPKSEVEELVLEEVPDVGYTDIGGLHSQIEQIRDAVELPFLHADLFREHQLRPPKGILLYGPPGCGKTLIAKAVANSLAKKIAERQGKEKHTSFFLNIKGPELLNKYVGETERHIRLIFQRAREKAGEGTPVIVFFDEMDSVFRTRGTGVSSDVENTIVPQLLSEIDGVEGLENVIVIGASNREDMIDPAILRPGRLDVKIKIERPDAEAAKDIFSKYILSGLPLHEDDLNEHGKDPDATVAAMIESVVLRMYSETEENRFLEVTYANGDKEVLYFKDFNSGAMIQNIVDRGKKMAIKEFLSSGRKGLRLQHLLDACVDEFRENEDLPNTTNPDDWARISGKKGERIVYIRTLVSGGKGAEAGRSIETASNTGQYL from the coding sequence GTGGCACGTAGCGACGACGCCGACCAGCGCGCCGCACGGTGGGAGAAAGAGGCCCACGATCTCTCCACGCAGGTCGCGTTTCTTCAAGAGGAACTCGCTCTGGTGCGGCGCAAGCTGACCGAAAGCCCTCGTCACGTAAGGCAGCTCGAGGAGCGGCTCGCGGCAACGCAGGCGCAGCTCTCCCGGCTGTCGGAGAACAACGAGCGACTGGTGGCCACCCTCAAGGAGGCACGAAGCCAGATCGTCACGCTCAAGGAGGAGATCGACCGCCTGGCACAGCCGCCGAGCGGTTACGGTGTCTTCCTGACCCGCCATGAGGACGGCACCGTCGACGTCTTCACCGGTGGGCGCAAGCTCCGCGTGGCGGTGTCCCCCTCGCTCGAGGTGGACGAGCTTCAGCGCGGGCAGGAGGTCCTGCTCAACGACGCACTGAACGTCGTCGACGCGTTCGGGTTCGAGCGCGTGGGCGAGGTGGTGATGCTCAAGGAGATCCTGGAGTCGCCGGACGGCGGCCCGGGTGACCGTGCGCTCGTCATCTCGCACGCCGACGAGGAGCGCATCGTGCACCTCGCCGACACGCTCATCGGCTCCGCGCTGCGCGCCGGTGACTCGCTCATGATCGAGCCCCGCTCTGCGTATGCGTATGAGCGGATCCCGAAGAGCGAGGTCGAGGAGCTGGTCCTGGAGGAGGTCCCGGACGTCGGTTACACCGACATCGGTGGCCTGCACTCCCAGATCGAGCAGATCCGCGACGCGGTCGAGCTGCCGTTCCTGCACGCCGACCTGTTCCGGGAGCACCAGCTGCGCCCGCCGAAGGGCATCCTGCTCTACGGCCCGCCCGGCTGCGGCAAGACCCTCATCGCCAAGGCCGTGGCGAACTCGCTGGCGAAGAAGATCGCCGAGCGGCAGGGCAAGGAGAAGCACACCAGCTTCTTCCTGAACATCAAGGGCCCCGAGCTGCTCAACAAGTACGTCGGCGAGACCGAGCGGCACATCCGGCTGATCTTCCAGCGCGCACGGGAGAAGGCCGGCGAGGGCACCCCGGTCATCGTGTTCTTCGACGAGATGGACTCCGTGTTCCGCACCCGCGGCACCGGCGTCTCCTCCGATGTGGAGAACACCATCGTCCCCCAGCTGCTGTCCGAGATCGACGGCGTGGAGGGCCTGGAGAACGTCATCGTCATCGGCGCCTCCAACCGCGAGGACATGATCGACCCGGCCATCCTGCGCCCGGGCCGGCTGGACGTGAAGATCAAGATCGAGCGTCCGGACGCCGAGGCGGCCAAGGACATCTTCTCGAAGTACATTCTCAGCGGCCTGCCGCTGCACGAGGACGACCTGAACGAGCACGGCAAGGACCCCGACGCCACGGTGGCCGCCATGATCGAGTCGGTCGTGCTCCGGATGTACTCCGAGACCGAGGAGAACCGCTTCCTGGAGGTCACCTACGCCAACGGTGACAAGGAGGTCTTGTACTTCAAGGACTTCAACTCCGGCGCCATGATCCAGAACATCGTGGACCGCGGCAAGAAGATGGCGATCAAGGAGTTCCTCTCCTCCGGACGCAAGGGCCTGCGCCTGCAGCACCTCCTCGACGCGTGCGTCGACGAGTTCCGCGAGAACGAGGACCTGCCGAACACGACCAACCCCGACGACTGGGCCCGCATCTCCGGCAAGAAGGGCGAGCGGATCGTCTACATCCGCACGCTCGTCTCCGGCGGCAAGGGTGCGGAGGCCGGCCGGTCCATCGAGACCGCGTCGAACACCGGTCAGTACCTGTAG
- a CDS encoding tRNA (adenine-N1)-methyltransferase, translating into MARPRKRNTVTVPSTAVVPTDQPVPARRGPFRAGDRVQLTDPKGRMHTVVLEPGKAFHTHRGALDHDELIGLPEGSVITSANGTAYLALRPLLSDYVLSMPRGAQVIYPKDAAQIVQMGDIFPGAKVLEAGAGSGALSCSLLRAVGDNGELHSFELREDFAAIARKNVEAFFGAPHPAWHLHHGDVADNQETGFDRIILDMLTPWEALDMVERCLVPGGVFIGYVATTPQLSELVEALRERGGWTEPRAWESLVRDWHAEGLAVRPDHRMIAHTAFLVSARKLAPGVQAPPRRRKPSKGAEAYAVRKAALQAAAVVEDQAESPEVE; encoded by the coding sequence ATGGCAAGACCGAGGAAGAGGAACACCGTGACCGTACCGTCCACCGCCGTCGTCCCGACCGACCAGCCGGTGCCCGCGCGCCGCGGGCCGTTCCGGGCAGGTGACCGGGTCCAGCTCACCGACCCGAAGGGACGGATGCACACCGTTGTCCTGGAGCCCGGCAAGGCGTTCCACACGCACCGGGGCGCGCTCGACCACGACGAGCTGATCGGCCTGCCCGAGGGCAGCGTGATCACGTCCGCGAACGGCACCGCCTACCTCGCGCTGCGCCCGCTGCTCTCCGACTACGTGCTCAGCATGCCGCGCGGCGCCCAGGTGATCTACCCGAAGGACGCGGCCCAGATCGTGCAGATGGGCGACATCTTCCCGGGCGCGAAGGTGCTCGAGGCCGGCGCCGGCTCCGGCGCGCTGAGCTGCTCGCTGCTGCGCGCGGTCGGCGACAACGGCGAGCTGCACTCCTTCGAGCTGCGCGAGGACTTCGCGGCCATCGCCCGGAAGAACGTCGAGGCGTTCTTCGGCGCGCCGCACCCGGCCTGGCACCTGCACCACGGCGACGTGGCCGACAACCAGGAGACCGGATTCGACCGGATCATCCTGGACATGCTCACGCCGTGGGAGGCTCTGGACATGGTCGAGCGGTGCCTGGTCCCCGGCGGTGTCTTCATCGGCTACGTGGCCACCACGCCGCAGCTGTCCGAGCTGGTCGAGGCGCTGCGCGAGCGCGGCGGCTGGACCGAGCCGCGCGCCTGGGAGTCGCTGGTGCGCGACTGGCACGCCGAGGGCCTCGCGGTCCGCCCGGACCACCGCATGATCGCGCACACCGCGTTCCTGGTCTCCGCCCGCAAGCTCGCGCCCGGCGTGCAGGCCCCGCCGCGCCGTCGCAAGCCCTCCAAGGGCGCCGAGGCGTACGCCGTGCGTAAGGCCGCGTTGCAGGCGGCGGCCGTCGTGGAGGATCAGGCAGAGTCGCCGGAGGTCGAGTGA
- a CDS encoding site-2 protease family protein, with translation MLLLAVAVTVIYGEFVRGALGLSRPAGYAVGFGFVVCLLGSVLLHELGHALTARRFGIGVRGITLELLGGYTEMDRDAPRPRVDLAVSLAGPAVSLALGVLATIAALLLRDGTLADQIAFQLAVSNLVVAVFNSLPGLPLDGGRALRAAIWAVHGDRHTATEIAGWSGRALAGLTAAAVLVTYLLGWLTVFGVVFMLLVTLTLWQGAGQSIRLARMSRRFPMIKLTRLARPIFAVPAGTPLAEAQRRGQEAGTGNAALVVADASGRVVALVDGARAAAVPADRRPWVSVDTVARGVEGIPAMSIDLTGEQVVRVVQTHPGAQYLVTAGETVVGVLHLIDLAEVLEPRRGRGNPAV, from the coding sequence ATGCTGCTGCTCGCCGTCGCGGTCACCGTCATCTACGGCGAGTTCGTCCGCGGCGCGCTCGGCCTGTCCCGCCCGGCCGGCTACGCGGTCGGTTTCGGTTTCGTGGTCTGCCTGCTCGGCTCGGTCCTGCTGCACGAGCTCGGCCACGCGCTGACCGCCCGCCGGTTCGGCATCGGCGTGCGCGGCATCACGCTCGAGCTGCTCGGCGGCTACACCGAGATGGACCGGGACGCGCCCCGCCCCCGCGTCGACCTCGCGGTCTCGCTGGCCGGCCCGGCCGTGTCGCTGGCGCTCGGCGTGCTCGCCACGATCGCGGCGCTGCTGCTGCGCGACGGCACGCTCGCCGACCAGATCGCATTCCAGCTCGCGGTCAGCAACCTGGTCGTGGCCGTGTTCAACTCGCTGCCCGGCCTGCCGCTGGACGGCGGCCGCGCGCTGCGGGCCGCGATCTGGGCCGTGCACGGCGATCGGCACACCGCCACCGAGATCGCCGGCTGGTCCGGCCGCGCGCTGGCCGGCCTGACCGCGGCCGCGGTGCTCGTGACGTACCTGCTGGGTTGGCTGACGGTCTTCGGTGTGGTCTTCATGCTGCTGGTCACGCTGACCCTGTGGCAGGGCGCCGGCCAGTCGATCCGGCTGGCCCGGATGAGCCGCCGCTTCCCGATGATCAAGCTGACGCGCCTGGCCCGGCCGATCTTCGCGGTCCCGGCCGGCACGCCGCTGGCCGAGGCGCAGCGCCGTGGCCAGGAGGCCGGCACCGGCAACGCCGCGCTGGTCGTGGCGGACGCGTCCGGGCGAGTGGTCGCGCTGGTCGACGGCGCCCGCGCGGCCGCGGTCCCGGCCGACCGGCGGCCCTGGGTCAGCGTGGACACGGTCGCCCGCGGCGTCGAGGGCATCCCGGCGATGTCCATCGACCTCACCGGCGAGCAGGTCGTGCGCGTGGTGCAGACTCACCCCGGCGCGCAATATCTGGTCACCGCGGGCGAGACCGTGGTCGGCGTGCTGCACCTGATCGACCTGGCCGAGGTGCTCGAACCACGCCGTGGCCGGGGCAACCCGGCCGTTTGA